From the Cherax quadricarinatus isolate ZL_2023a chromosome 22, ASM3850222v1, whole genome shotgun sequence genome, one window contains:
- the LOC128689638 gene encoding uncharacterized protein, which yields MALVYVVATLLVGAVAGVAEPDAAIISHRGSAFFPTTKPRQALGFVPAYHPSPFVTPAYGAIPPYHAVTPAYGGIPPPFHAYPPSSYHAAFKCRGYDKVPACFHNTTKPWCLYDHEYPEYEIKDALRYHKTGVLPLYADVVDLGTASSTDRPLHLDEESYLCPSETSYIRPLRAINTDGQWRIIVNNIHEDYETFTQTVRLEECISYTTCPLVPHCYESKCLQKSLYQRFLVYDPCDQYFPFSIETFKLPASCSCLLGAIYLDY from the exons ATGGCCTTAGTATATGTG GTCGCAACGTTGCTGGTAGGTGCGGTGGCAGGAGTTGCTGAACCGGATGCTGCAATTATCTCCCACCGTGGATCTGCATTCTTCCCGACTACCAAGCCCCGCCAAGCCTTGGGCTTCGTCCCGGCCTACCATCCCTCACCCTTCGTCACTCCGGCCTACGGAGCTATTCCTCCCTATCATGCCGTCACTCCGGCCTATGGAGGCATCCCCCCTCCTTTCCATGCCTACCCACCTTCTTCATACCACGCTGCCTTTAAGTGTCGTGGATACGACAAGGTCCCTGCTTGTTTTCACAACACGACCAAGCCCTGGTGCCTCTACGACCATGAATACCCTGAATATGAGATCAAGGACGCTCTGCGTTACCATAAAACTGGTGTTCTGCCCTTGTACGCTGATGTGGTCGACCTTGGCACCGCCAGCTCCACTGACCGTCCTCTCCACTTGGATGAAGAGAGTTATCTCTGTCCCTCTGAAACCAGCTACATTAGGCCTCTTAGAGCCATTAATACCGACGGTCAGTGGAGGATTATCGTCAACAATATCCAC GAGGATTACGAGACCTTCACGCAGACGGTCCGCCTGGAGGAGTGCATCAGCTACACTACCTGCCCCCTCGTCCCTCACTGCTACGAGTCCAAATGTCTGCAGAAGTCCCTCTACCAACGCTTTCTCGTCTACGATCCCTGTGATCAATATTTTCCCTTCAGTATCGAAACTTTCAAGCTACCTGCTAGCTGCTCCTGTCTTTTGGGAGCTATTTATCTTGACTACtag